AAAATAATAGAATGTACCACATAAAGttgttaatgaaaattaaatgctaaacaaaaataagtaaaaaataaacagtgaCAGGAACAGCAACAGGAAGAATAAACAGGTGATATTAGTAAATACTGGCAAAGTTACTGCAATATTACCAATCAaaattttctgtggttttaatcactttttaaacCCAGACTGgcttagaaattttttaaaatacaatacaatGTTTACCTTGCATTTTATTAACTGAAATACCATGAACTGAAATAATTAGTAGCTCtatctttttataataatgaATAACCATTACCTGAACTTATAATTTCTGTAAACTCCTGAAATCCCTCAAAGAGAGTTTCTGTGAAAAACTAACCAGTTTACATGTATGGTTACCACTCAGTAAATAAGAAGATTTGATAAGTCAAAatatctaattccctgaccatgTCAGACAGCCCATCCACCACATATCATGGTACTAGAAATAAACCACTTTGCTCACTAAACCATCTCACAAAGCACAGCACGAAACCTTACCTATCTTCATCTTTGTCATACAGTTGGTAATAATCTCCACAGCCATTCCAAAACGTGTTATCCACAACTTCTTGCCTTCCTGTGGCTCCATTTTCTGGTGTTATTTGGTTATCTTCTGTTTCCCTCTGTGTAACTCTTGCGAAAGGCAGATCCAAGAACATACAATCATGTTCTCCATCATAGTCATCACATTTTATTAAGAGGTCATCTGAGCCATTTTCCTCAACTTCCAAAGCCTCTCTCCACCTCTGAACACTTCTTTGTTTAGCCTCATGCCTATTGAAACCTGTTTCTTGGTCCACCTGGCTTGAACTTATCAGTTTCCTAACTTTGGGCCTCACTACCTGTTCAGGAGAACTTCCCTGGTTTTTGCCCCTATCACTGGTATTTTGCTCACTGCAAATATGCCTGGGAGCACAGGCTGAATCTTCAActgaattttctctttgtctctcctggctagtattattttgttgtttctttctaaCCACTTCATCCTCAGAAGAGGACCTCTGAAATTCCTGATTGTTCTGATTGACAAACTCAGTATCACCAGTTGAACTTTTCACTAAAGGTGCTGAATCTACCTCTTCAAACTCATCTCTTAATTCACAGTTAAAAGAGGGAACTGTTGGTGAAAGACCAGTGTATGCCTCTACCTCTCCATTTTCCAACTCAAACACTGTATTGCCCAATGCTTCCTGATATCTACCACCTTCCACAACGTCTGCAGAGAGCTGATGACGGTCATTATCCTCTCCGTGTCTGCCATCTGGATCATAAGAGTCAGTATGAACCAATGTAATTCCATTTTGGACACTTGAAGCATTACAAACTCCTGAAGTATATTCTCCCTCAGAATGATTGTGAAGATCTGTACTGCTTCCTAAGGTCTCCCTGCCTTCCTTGCTATGATGTACTGCAGCAAAGGATGGACTGCTCTCAACGGTTTGATTCAATGCTGTATCACAAATGGGAATTTCTGCTTCAGTTTTTTCAAATAAAGGATAATTGGGTAAAGAAGAATGAACTTGATCCAATGGACAGGAACCTTCATagggaacaaaagaaaacatatttagaGGGATTAATTTagataatgttttatttaataatgacTCTTTAACTAGAAATCATACCAATTATTACTTATTTGAGAATATGAGTGAATTTCTCTGACAGGTGCTTCTAGGCTCCCTAACTTAACTGGGAGGGCAGACTGGCTACCCTATGAGTTCATTTATGCCACTGTGTAGCCTCTTAATATCCTCTCCCTCAGATGTCTTCTGTAGGTTTTTCACCTAATACCTAAAACATTctgtaaaagatatttaaaagagaGGCTAATGAGAGACTAACAATGAGAGGCATAAGTGAAGTCACAGGGTAACCAATCTGCCTTCCCAGTTGTTGGACTGTGCAATTCAGACTTAAATTACTTTATTAcgtgtagattttttaaaaggtggttaTAATAGATATAAGAACAGGCTATATATAGATCTAACAGAAATGAGACTCTACTGTGTTTTATGTCAGTTCAGAAGATTATATCTCAGTCCCTAGATACGTAATATTAGATTTCTATCCCCAAAATGAATTGTTAAAATATATCTAGAATGAGTTAACTTTAACTATGTTACAGCTATcagtgaaaaacaacaaaagagtCAATATGTTGATTCTCTTTGTCATAGTTTGTCAGAATTCTGAGACAAGAGTAAAATCCTATCTACTCAACAAATTACTTTAAACATGAGTATCTTTTACCACCACTAATGTAATAACAAAAAATGAAGATGCTAAGACCTGTTGgaacaaaaatttataaataactgAAGGGAAGTCTTGTCATATCACAAAAAGGCTGCTTTAACAGAATGACCTTAGCTAATAATTCAGATTCTTGTATATAAatgacagtaaaaaaaataacctAGAATTATCAAGTTTGCTCAGGACAAGAGGAAGATGACATTCCAGTCCAAAAATGTGTAGTTATAGTACATGGATACCTGCAAAATACTTTTTCAAACTAATGAATAATtaggaaattttaattaaataactatatattacttgacatttatattttatatgattctaAAAGAATCAACTTAACCAAGTTAAATTATTGAGatacaaataaaacaacaaaaagctaTTTAAATGTAATATGCAGGGAAAAATATACTCAGttcacattaaaaattaaaaattaaaaatttttttggattgAAAGATGAAGATTTCCTCTGGCTGAAGGATGTGACAACACGTAATCCCTGCCATGACAATGTAGTTATAGTTTAATGATTGGCCACATTCTATCTATGTTTAAATGTATACACTATTAAGTTAatagaaaattttgaaatgaatttcTTGATAGGAAATGTATAGCAtttatactatacataaaaccCACTCACTATTTCAAATATTACAAGATCAATTTTTACATGGTTATTAATAGCTTTTAAATAATCCCATGTTGCATACCTGAGGAATTTTCTTTTGGAACATCATCTAGCTCCAACACTTCATAGTCATCACCAGCCCTACCTAAGCTTCTTTCATGCCTGGTCATACACGGTTTGAAACTGACATATGCATGCCTTCTGCCATATCGCCTGCCTGTGATTGTCTGATATCCTCCTGCTGGTTTGGGCCAGGCCGCCTTGCTGGATTCTTGATCCATTGCTGAAAaacagagttaaaaataaaagaggcacagcagtgactcttATTCTGACATTTGGGGTGATGTTTCAACATATATTGCCAAATCATATGCTACTGAACATCGAATGCCCCTTACTagtaatataaaacatacttgaaaagaaaacatgaaatactACATTATGAGAGTTACGTGACCCCCTTATCCCCCaatatatcttttaaagtttGGTTCCTTTAAGGTATTTCAGATTTTTATAAGGTTACTTACCCCAAATTTTTTCCACTTGCCGAATTACTATACTGTAAAAGCTCCTTAAGGATTGGAGAATGATTCTCCAAGTTATCAAAGTACCTTATGTAtaagtgctcaatacatatttgttgagtgaattatTCACACGTACATGATACGATGGTTTCAATTACATTAAAAGTGAATAAATTCCAGTCAAAGGTAACAAGTAATTTCTTTAAATGGTATCTGTACTATTATAAAGAACTAACGGGACCACAATAAAATATATCCCAAAGATCAGGGTCAGGTAAAATTCTCCAAAAGAAAATAGTGGTGAGCCAAGTCAAACTTTTCAAAACTACCAATGGTATACATATGGTATGTACGAAAAGAAAAAGCCATCAACATTTGAACAATTCGAATACTAAGTTCTGATGCCTGAGGGATATATAGTAGCAACAGTAGCATCTTTTACTGAGTAGGACATTatctcatatatacatatagcaaaaGTTTGCTTAGTCAATtgagttttacatatattatgcaggaactaaacaaaatattttctcacagtttacGGAATAgtcaataaatgaaaaagttacacatttttgttttattgcattAGAATAAGAAATATAATTGGTTTTAAGCACAAAAACAAACCTGTATTTGTAACATTATAATATATGATACCAAGTGTTACATTGTTACTTCATCCCCTCACAAACCTGTTGAGGTggatactgtattttattttaaagaataaaaaactagggttaaaatgaattatttaagaAACTTGTCCAATAACCCAATATTTTGACTCCAGACCAGTACCCTTAACAACACCTCCAAAAGAATAGTCTCCAAAGTGAAAAGCACAATAGATGCCAAGGGGGTATGGAAAGAAAATATGAGTCTCTATTTATACTCATTTTTGTatcaaaaattagaaattaagcTTTATAAATATTCAACACATGGATTGAAACTAGCCTTAAGTAAGACCATGATCACACATCACGTATGGTACTTAAGGAATCTGGAAGGAAAAATATGAAGTTCTCAATGTAGAGGAACTGACAGAGACACCTTGCTTACCTGCTGGCTCTTTTTCAGTATACTGTGACATATATGGCAGTTTCTGTGTGCCCAGTTCAGTGGAATTATGGATGTGATTTAGTTTTTACTCACACAATGGATAAGCTGCAGGAGATTCCTACAAAGAAACCATgga
This window of the Mesoplodon densirostris isolate mMesDen1 chromosome 3, mMesDen1 primary haplotype, whole genome shotgun sequence genome carries:
- the PJA2 gene encoding E3 ubiquitin-protein ligase Praja-2, yielding MSQYTEKEPAAMDQESSKAAWPKPAGGYQTITGRRYGRRHAYVSFKPCMTRHERSLGRAGDDYEVLELDDVPKENSSGSCPLDQVHSSLPNYPLFEKTEAEIPICDTALNQTVESSPSFAAVHHSKEGRETLGSSTDLHNHSEGEYTSGVCNASSVQNGITLVHTDSYDPDGRHGEDNDRHQLSADVVEGGRYQEALGNTVFELENGEVEAYTGLSPTVPSFNCELRDEFEEVDSAPLVKSSTGDTEFVNQNNQEFQRSSSEDEVVRKKQQNNTSQERQRENSVEDSACAPRHICSEQNTSDRGKNQGSSPEQVVRPKVRKLISSSQVDQETGFNRHEAKQRSVQRWREALEVEENGSDDLLIKCDDYDGEHDCMFLDLPFARVTQRETEDNQITPENGATGRQEVVDNTFWNGCGDYYQLYDKDEDSSECSDGEWSASLPHRFSGTEKDQSSSDESWETLPGKDENEPELQSDSSGPEEENQELSLQEGEQTSLEEGEIPWLQYNEVNESSSDEGNEPANEFAQPEAFMLDGNNNLEDDSSVSEDLDVDWSLFDGFADGLGVAEAISYVDPQFLTYMALEERLAQAMETALAHLESLAVDVEVANPPASKESIDGLPETLVLEDHTAIGQEQCCPICCSEYIKDDIATELPCHHFFHKPCVSIWLQKSGTCPVCRRHFPPAVMETPAAASSEPDHDAPLANDSTAEAP